One part of the Deltaproteobacteria bacterium genome encodes these proteins:
- a CDS encoding 4-hydroxy-tetrahydrodipicolinate synthase — MLPLFKGSMVALITPFKNNKIDETALRHLVDWQIQSGTDCIIPCGTTGEAPTISDEEHERIITLVVEQAAKRIPVLAGAGSNSTEKAIKLAKQAKKAGAEGTLQVTPYYNKPTQEGLYQHFKAIASAVDFPLVLYNVPGRTSVNLETTTTLRLSKIDNIVGIKEASEKLEQIAAILAGVDSNFGVYSGEDAQNAQIYMLGGKGTISVTANVAPQLVAKVWDLFAAGDKKQALSEQEHLQALNKIMFIETNPIPVKTALALMGKCQEEFRLPLCGMSDKNKEELKRVMKDYGL; from the coding sequence ATGCTTCCACTCTTCAAAGGGTCCATGGTGGCCCTCATCACTCCCTTTAAAAATAATAAAATCGATGAAACAGCCCTTCGTCATTTGGTGGATTGGCAGATTCAATCGGGAACAGATTGCATCATCCCATGCGGCACTACCGGGGAAGCCCCCACAATCAGCGATGAAGAACACGAAAGAATTATCACCCTTGTTGTAGAACAGGCGGCGAAAAGAATCCCTGTGCTTGCCGGCGCCGGATCCAACTCCACGGAGAAAGCCATCAAACTTGCAAAGCAGGCAAAAAAAGCAGGGGCGGAGGGAACTCTCCAAGTCACTCCTTATTATAACAAACCAACTCAAGAGGGACTCTACCAACATTTCAAAGCGATTGCTTCCGCGGTGGATTTTCCTCTCGTGCTTTATAATGTTCCCGGCCGAACTTCCGTGAATCTGGAAACAACAACGACTCTGCGTCTTTCTAAAATCGATAATATTGTTGGCATCAAAGAAGCTTCAGAAAAATTGGAACAGATTGCGGCGATCCTTGCGGGCGTTGATTCCAATTTCGGAGTTTATTCGGGAGAAGATGCGCAGAATGCCCAAATCTATATGCTGGGCGGGAAGGGTACCATTTCCGTGACAGCCAATGTTGCACCCCAACTTGTCGCCAAGGTGTGGGACCTTTTTGCGGCGGGCGATAAAAAACAAGCCTTGTCGGAACAAGAGCATTTGCAGGCGCTCAATAAAATCATGTTTATTGAAACCAATCCCATTCCTGTCAAAACAGCTTTGGCACTCATGGGAAAATGTCAGGAAGAATTTCGACTTCCCTTGTGTGGCATGAGCGACAAAAATAAAGAAGAATTAAAGAGAGTGATGAAGGACTATGGGCTCTAA
- a CDS encoding 4-hydroxy-tetrahydrodipicolinate reductase encodes MGSNLIRLIVCGATGRMGTLVCQLAEQSKDFNIVGRVNRQQSLESCIEKGDLLIDFSLPEASQKNIRLAAEHKKPLVLGTTGIGVEEQSILKKASQEIAIVHSANMSVGVNLLFELIGVATERLGPDFKIEISETHHIHKKDKPSGTAKSMGYVVEKLSGKTPLIKSKREGEVIGDHTIVFASESEEITLSHRALDRKIFAMGSLRAAKWILGKKAGLYTMIDVLKN; translated from the coding sequence ATGGGCTCTAATCTGATTCGATTGATTGTTTGCGGGGCAACCGGAAGAATGGGAACACTGGTTTGCCAATTGGCGGAACAATCAAAAGATTTTAATATCGTCGGCAGAGTCAACAGACAACAATCTTTGGAATCGTGTATTGAAAAAGGTGATCTCCTCATTGATTTTAGTTTGCCGGAAGCTTCGCAAAAAAATATTCGTCTCGCCGCGGAACACAAGAAACCGCTTGTCCTTGGTACAACAGGGATTGGAGTCGAAGAACAATCTATTTTAAAGAAGGCTTCGCAAGAAATTGCCATTGTTCATTCCGCAAATATGTCGGTTGGCGTGAATCTTCTTTTTGAATTGATCGGTGTTGCCACAGAACGATTGGGACCGGATTTTAAGATTGAAATTTCGGAAACGCATCATATCCACAAAAAAGACAAGCCCTCCGGCACCGCAAAAAGTATGGGATATGTTGTGGAAAAACTGTCTGGGAAAACACCGTTGATCAAATCGAAAAGAGAAGGAGAAGTTATCGGAGATCACACCATTGTTTTTGCATCGGAGTCTGAAGAAATAACTCTCTCCCACCGCGCACTCGATCGCAAAATTTTTGCGATGGGTTCTTTAAGAGCGGCGAAATGGATTCTTGGCAAAAAGGCTGGACTTTATACAATGATCGATGTTTTAAAAAACTAA